From the Leptolyngbya sp. O-77 genome, one window contains:
- a CDS encoding glucose-1-phosphate thymidylyltransferase: MKAIVLSGGKGTRLRPLTYTGAKQLVPVANKPILWYGLEAIAACGITEIGIIISPETGEEVKAKTGDGSQFGAQITYILQDQPAGLAHAVKIAQPFLGDAPFVMYLGDNLVEGCLGGLVDQFKTNTLDALTLLCEVPNPTAFGVAEVDSNGRIIRLVEKPKVPPSNLALVGVYLFSPKIHEAIAQIQPSARGELEITDAIQKLIDLNHKVEAFKLQGWWLDTGKKDDLLEANRLILDNYLQSSIRGAVDESSQISGRVEIGEGSKIVNSTIRGPVSIGKNCHIENCFIGPYSSIADGVTLVETDLEHSVVLQQAKIVGIHQRIVDSVIGQRANLRVAPQRPKALRFMIGDDCQIDLA, translated from the coding sequence ATGAAAGCCATCGTCCTCTCTGGCGGCAAAGGTACGCGCCTGCGACCGCTGACCTACACGGGTGCAAAGCAACTGGTTCCTGTGGCAAACAAGCCGATTCTCTGGTATGGACTGGAGGCGATCGCCGCCTGTGGCATCACAGAAATTGGCATCATCATCAGCCCCGAAACGGGTGAAGAGGTGAAAGCCAAAACGGGCGACGGCAGCCAGTTTGGCGCACAGATCACCTACATTCTGCAAGATCAGCCTGCGGGTCTGGCCCATGCGGTCAAAATCGCCCAGCCATTTTTGGGCGACGCACCGTTTGTCATGTACCTGGGCGACAACCTGGTGGAAGGCTGCCTGGGTGGACTGGTGGATCAGTTCAAGACCAACACGCTGGACGCGCTGACGCTGCTGTGCGAAGTGCCGAACCCGACCGCCTTTGGCGTGGCAGAAGTGGATAGCAACGGACGCATTATCCGGCTGGTGGAAAAGCCCAAAGTTCCCCCGTCAAACCTGGCGCTGGTAGGCGTTTACCTGTTTTCGCCCAAGATTCATGAGGCGATCGCCCAGATCCAGCCCTCAGCCCGTGGCGAGTTGGAAATTACCGATGCCATCCAAAAGCTGATCGATCTGAATCATAAAGTCGAGGCCTTTAAGCTCCAAGGCTGGTGGCTCGACACTGGGAAAAAAGACGACCTGCTAGAAGCCAACCGCCTCATTTTGGACAATTACTTGCAGTCCAGCATTCGCGGCGCTGTGGATGAGAGCAGTCAGATTTCCGGTCGCGTTGAGATTGGCGAAGGTTCCAAAATCGTGAACTCTACCATTCGCGGGCCGGTGTCTATTGGCAAGAATTGTCATATCGAAAACTGTTTCATCGGGCCATACAGCAGCATTGCCGACGGCGTAACGCTGGTCGAGACCGATCTGGAACACAGCGTTGTGCTGCAACAGGCAAAAATCGTGGGCATTCACCAGCGCATCGTGGATAGCGTTATCGGACAGCGAGCCAACCTGCGCGTTGCGCCCCAGCGTCCCAAAGCCCTGCGGTTTATGATTGGCGACGATTGCCAGATCGACCTGGCTTAG
- the psaC gene encoding photosystem I iron-sulfur center protein PsaC, translated as MSHSVKIYDTCIGCTQCVRACPLDVLEMVPWDGCKAGQIASSPRTEDCVGCKRCETACPTDFLSIRVYLGAETTRSMGLAY; from the coding sequence ATGTCGCATTCAGTCAAAATTTACGACACCTGCATCGGCTGCACCCAGTGCGTCCGCGCCTGCCCGCTAGACGTTCTGGAAATGGTGCCCTGGGACGGCTGCAAAGCCGGACAAATTGCCTCCTCGCCCCGCACCGAAGATTGCGTTGGCTGCAAGCGCTGCGAAACGGCTTGCCCGACTGACTTCCTTAGCATCCGCGTTTACCTGGGTGCAGAAACCACCCGCAGCATGGGGCTGGCTTACTAG
- a CDS encoding BON domain-containing protein: MGWLDRLFPGSKKPANASASPAPAEVGIPPEKVGLDGAFDESGLAKRVALAFDEDPQLDDLGRLWVAQLGSKVVLKGEVPSQDFLSRAVSIARGVNGATEVDSSQVKVG; encoded by the coding sequence ATGGGTTGGCTAGATAGACTTTTCCCCGGCAGCAAGAAGCCCGCAAATGCCTCTGCTTCTCCTGCGCCCGCAGAGGTTGGCATCCCTCCCGAAAAAGTTGGGTTGGATGGTGCCTTCGATGAGAGCGGTTTGGCAAAGCGTGTGGCGCTGGCCTTCGACGAAGATCCCCAACTGGATGACCTGGGTCGCCTGTGGGTGGCGCAGTTAGGCAGCAAGGTCGTGCTGAAGGGTGAAGTGCCCAGCCAGGACTTCCTGAGCCGTGCTGTGTCGATTGCTCGTGGCGTGAATGGCGCAACGGAAGTAGACAGCAGCCAGGTCAAGGTTGGCTAG
- a CDS encoding polysaccharide deacetylase family protein, which produces MTRRWITRAIALPLAGSLSLGGLGVGSAAEPSDRALETEAQRFRTECPVDQLVAQALVAQNTEANPEANPRHLARLRADSAADAGPLFSSLGDVLTALPLAAPFPQIHPQVRLGRVPVLMYHDVLPRKEVFFDVTPAEFEAHLRAIRDNGLTPIHLDQLVAHLATGAPLPPKPVLLTFDDGYLGHYEYVYPLLKQYGYPGVFSIYTGKVERNYGRPGLTWAQLREMAADPLVAIAAHSVTHPKNLADLDDSELRWEVTESKRILEEKLGVSVKHFVYPEGNYDERVKAAVRRAGYRSALTMSNQVDRFASESADLLSIDRLGQSKLSLAIAQADGGAPLPPLGSAFNFTAPVRKRQIALDGVSLVLFAGGRPVTLHADSRYQVSEIIADTPAVAAVDGGFFSMKQLDSNIMIGPVYSQNTGQFVPGSAWDLANIVGRPLVLVSPDAVKFVPFDPQQHNTLAGLRKLMPDVTDAFVAGAWLVKDGKGRSPETFRDLFGFDVPRHRAFWGIDQAGQPVVGVSKERIDSVALGELLSRAGLREVVMLDSGASASLAYGDELLVDYTPRPVPHVVALFPPVETWMAKGCGEFPTAAAEPSCNGRDRCLDALTAFLPGTAPLDSVPR; this is translated from the coding sequence GTGACACGGAGATGGATTACGCGGGCGATCGCCCTACCCTTGGCGGGCAGCCTGTCGCTGGGTGGGCTGGGCGTAGGCAGCGCTGCGGAGCCGTCAGATAGGGCACTAGAGACAGAAGCGCAGCGGTTTAGAACTGAGTGCCCGGTGGATCAACTCGTTGCCCAAGCGCTAGTTGCCCAAAACACTGAAGCGAACCCAGAAGCGAATCCAAGGCATTTGGCACGTCTCAGGGCTGACTCTGCGGCTGATGCTGGGCCTTTATTCTCTAGTTTGGGTGACGTGCTGACGGCGCTGCCGCTGGCGGCTCCCTTTCCCCAAATTCACCCGCAGGTGCGGCTGGGGCGTGTGCCTGTGCTGATGTATCATGACGTGCTGCCTCGCAAGGAAGTGTTTTTTGATGTCACCCCGGCAGAGTTTGAAGCGCACCTGCGAGCGATTCGGGACAATGGGCTGACTCCGATTCATCTAGATCAACTGGTGGCGCACCTGGCCACGGGCGCACCGCTGCCACCGAAGCCCGTGCTGCTGACTTTTGACGACGGCTATTTGGGGCATTACGAATATGTCTATCCGCTGCTGAAGCAGTATGGCTATCCGGGCGTGTTTTCGATCTACACGGGCAAGGTTGAGCGCAACTATGGGCGACCGGGACTAACCTGGGCGCAATTGCGGGAGATGGCAGCCGACCCGCTGGTGGCGATCGCCGCTCACAGCGTTACCCATCCCAAAAATCTGGCCGACCTGGACGATTCCGAACTGCGCTGGGAAGTGACGGAATCCAAGCGCATTCTGGAAGAAAAGCTGGGCGTTTCGGTGAAGCACTTTGTCTATCCCGAAGGCAACTACGACGAGCGGGTAAAGGCAGCCGTGCGGCGGGCGGGCTATCGCTCGGCGCTGACGATGAGCAACCAGGTCGATCGGTTTGCCAGCGAGTCGGCGGATTTGCTGAGCATCGACCGATTGGGGCAGTCGAAACTGTCGCTGGCGATCGCCCAGGCCGATGGCGGTGCGCCATTGCCGCCACTGGGCAGCGCCTTTAACTTCACGGCTCCGGTTCGCAAGCGGCAGATCGCGCTGGATGGCGTATCGCTGGTGCTGTTTGCTGGCGGTCGCCCGGTAACGCTCCACGCCGACAGCCGCTATCAAGTGTCTGAAATTATTGCCGACACGCCCGCCGTTGCTGCGGTAGATGGCGGCTTCTTTTCGATGAAGCAGCTCGATTCCAACATCATGATCGGCCCGGTCTACAGCCAAAACACGGGGCAGTTTGTGCCAGGAAGCGCCTGGGATCTCGCCAATATCGTCGGGCGACCGCTGGTGCTGGTTAGCCCTGATGCGGTGAAATTTGTGCCTTTTGACCCGCAGCAGCACAACACGCTGGCAGGCCTTCGCAAGCTGATGCCCGACGTGACGGATGCGTTTGTCGCCGGAGCGTGGCTGGTGAAAGACGGCAAAGGGCGATCGCCCGAAACGTTCCGCGACCTGTTTGGGTTTGACGTGCCCCGCCACCGGGCATTTTGGGGCATCGACCAGGCAGGGCAACCCGTGGTGGGCGTGTCCAAGGAGCGGATCGATTCCGTGGCGCTGGGTGAATTGCTGAGTCGGGCGGGGCTGCGGGAGGTGGTGATGCTGGATTCCGGCGCGAGCGCGTCGCTGGCCTACGGAGATGAGTTGCTGGTGGACTATACGCCGCGCCCTGTGCCCCATGTGGTTGCTCTGTTTCCGCCTGTCGAAACCTGGATGGCAAAAGGCTGTGGTGAGTTTCCGACGGCCGCTGCCGAGCCGTCTTGCAATGGGCGCGATCGCTGTTTGGATGCCCTCACCGCGTTTTTACCGGGCACTGCGCCGCTGGATTCTGTTCCGCGATGA
- the rfbC gene encoding dTDP-4-dehydrorhamnose 3,5-epimerase, with product MNVVPTEIPDVLILEPKVFGDSRGFFFESYNEQVFQDKTGLNVRFVQDNYSRSAKNVLRGMHYQIQQTQGKLVRVTVGAIFDVALDLRKSSRTFGMWVSCELSAENKRQLWIPPGFAHGFVVVSDVAEVLYKTTDYYAPQHERSILWNDPDLAIAWPLDGEPILSAKDQAGTPFCKAEVFA from the coding sequence ATGAACGTCGTTCCGACCGAAATTCCCGACGTGCTGATCCTGGAACCCAAGGTGTTTGGGGACAGTCGCGGCTTTTTTTTTGAGAGCTACAACGAGCAGGTTTTTCAGGATAAAACCGGGCTAAACGTTCGGTTTGTGCAGGACAACTATTCCCGCTCCGCCAAAAACGTGCTGCGGGGAATGCATTATCAAATTCAGCAAACTCAGGGAAAGCTGGTGCGCGTTACTGTGGGCGCTATTTTCGATGTGGCGCTGGACTTGCGGAAATCATCGCGCACCTTTGGGATGTGGGTAAGCTGCGAACTGAGTGCGGAGAACAAGCGCCAGCTTTGGATTCCGCCAGGTTTTGCCCACGGGTTTGTGGTGGTGTCAGACGTTGCCGAAGTGCTGTATAAAACGACAGACTATTATGCGCCGCAGCACGAACGCAGCATTTTGTGGAATGACCCTGATTTGGCGATCGCCTGGCCACTGGATGGTGAACCAATTCTCTCTGCCAAAGACCAGGCAGGCACGCCGTTTTGCAAGGCGGAGGTGTTTGCATGA
- a CDS encoding D-alanyl-D-alanine carboxypeptidase family protein, producing MTQPATSSSQPTAEPPKPTVWVRSRPLGWFWGRSPHALRRWVRRFWLPLLLGLGVLLGALGLHSLGNPSVWNPLALHVGRLPWSESQTGQTVMQGAEGAIALSTSANPARDLTEDRDEGRAPRPLPRYGHFAFAEADPADLMVVASYSQDVAQRFEQLHTDAGLALLKMIDAARLDGVWIVPVSGFRDYERQTRLFRLKTQQYGSAEAAARAVAPPGHSEHHTGYAVDLSDGLARAMDISEAFGKTAAYAWLTRRAAEFGFELSFPENNPQGVNYEPWHWRYVGTPEARQLFEPLAESIKFVE from the coding sequence ATGACTCAGCCTGCAACCTCCTCCTCTCAACCCACTGCTGAACCGCCCAAGCCGACTGTCTGGGTGCGCTCGCGACCACTGGGCTGGTTCTGGGGGCGATCGCCCCATGCTTTGAGGCGGTGGGTTAGGCGGTTCTGGCTGCCGCTGTTGCTGGGGCTAGGGGTTTTGCTAGGGGCATTGGGTCTGCATTCGCTGGGGAACCCCTCGGTCTGGAATCCGTTGGCGCTGCACGTTGGTCGTCTGCCTTGGTCGGAGAGCCAGACTGGTCAGACCGTGATGCAAGGGGCAGAAGGGGCGATCGCCCTTTCCACTTCAGCGAATCCTGCCAGAGATCTGACCGAAGACCGTGACGAAGGTCGGGCCCCCCGACCGCTGCCCCGCTACGGACACTTCGCCTTTGCCGAAGCCGACCCAGCCGATCTGATGGTCGTCGCCAGCTATTCCCAGGATGTAGCCCAGCGGTTTGAGCAACTGCACACCGACGCGGGGCTGGCACTGCTGAAGATGATCGACGCGGCCCGGCTGGATGGCGTGTGGATTGTGCCCGTGTCAGGCTTTCGGGATTATGAGCGGCAAACTCGCCTGTTTCGCCTGAAAACGCAGCAATACGGCTCAGCCGAAGCAGCAGCACGGGCGGTGGCTCCTCCTGGCCACAGTGAGCATCACACAGGCTACGCCGTTGACCTGTCAGACGGGCTGGCGCGGGCGATGGACATCAGCGAGGCTTTTGGCAAAACAGCGGCCTATGCGTGGCTGACGCGCCGCGCCGCCGAGTTCGGCTTTGAGCTGTCTTTTCCTGAAAACAACCCGCAGGGCGTAAACTATGAACCCTGGCACTGGCGCTACGTCGGCACACCCGAAGCGCGGCAACTGTTTGAACCACTGGCAGAGAGCATAAAGTTTGTTGAATAG
- the rsgA gene encoding ribosome small subunit-dependent GTPase A has protein sequence MTTQLTLPALGWSDRFAPHFSPYRAAGYGPARVVQEHRGRYQVYCETGEYSAEVSGKFRHLATSPRSFPAVGDWVALAFASPDGIASSSDRHAIIHAVLPRQSEFVRKAAGSKTEEQVIAANVDTVFLMTGLDHDFNLRRVERYLMLTWDSGARPVIVLNKADLCPDFGDRLAELEEVAFGVPIVAISALHSEGIDALIPYLQPGHTVALLGSSGVGKSTLTNSLLAHAVQSTQAVRADDSRGRHTTTGRSLWLLPSGTLLLDTPGMRELQPWATEDSLSQTFEDVEALATQCRFRDCRHDQEPGCAVQGAIASGTLDPKRLASYQKLQGELAYLERRQDQQAQLAEKQRWKQIHKQLRNHPKLRQ, from the coding sequence ATGACAACTCAATTGACACTTCCAGCCTTGGGCTGGAGCGATCGCTTTGCGCCCCACTTTTCGCCGTATCGAGCGGCGGGTTATGGGCCTGCTCGCGTGGTTCAAGAGCATCGCGGCCGCTATCAAGTTTATTGCGAAACAGGAGAATACTCGGCTGAAGTCTCCGGCAAATTTCGCCATCTGGCAACGAGTCCGCGCAGCTTTCCGGCGGTGGGCGATTGGGTGGCGCTGGCGTTCGCCTCGCCAGACGGCATCGCTTCCTCATCAGACCGTCACGCTATCATCCACGCCGTGCTGCCTCGCCAGAGCGAGTTTGTGCGGAAGGCTGCTGGCAGCAAAACCGAGGAACAGGTGATCGCGGCGAATGTAGACACCGTGTTTCTCATGACTGGGCTAGACCACGACTTTAACCTGCGGCGGGTGGAGCGCTACCTGATGTTGACGTGGGATAGCGGCGCACGGCCTGTGATCGTGCTAAATAAAGCAGATCTGTGTCCTGACTTTGGCGATCGCCTTGCTGAGCTAGAAGAGGTGGCGTTTGGCGTGCCGATCGTGGCCATCAGCGCTCTGCATAGCGAGGGCATTGATGCGCTCATCCCCTACCTGCAACCCGGACACACGGTGGCGCTGCTTGGCTCCTCTGGCGTGGGCAAATCTACGCTGACCAATAGTTTGCTAGCCCACGCTGTCCAATCCACGCAAGCCGTGCGCGCCGACGACAGCCGGGGACGACACACCACCACTGGGCGATCGCTCTGGCTGTTGCCCTCTGGCACGCTCTTGCTGGATACGCCAGGAATGCGTGAATTGCAGCCCTGGGCCACCGAAGACAGCCTCAGCCAAACCTTTGAGGATGTTGAAGCGCTGGCGACTCAGTGCCGCTTTCGCGACTGTCGGCATGATCAGGAACCGGGCTGTGCAGTGCAAGGGGCGATCGCCAGCGGAACGCTTGACCCCAAACGGCTCGCCAGCTACCAAAAGCTACAAGGCGAGCTAGCTTATCTGGAACGGCGACAAGATCAGCAAGCCCAACTCGCCGAAAAACAACGCTGGAAGCAAATTCACAAACAACTGCGAAACCATCCCAAGCTGAGGCAATAG
- the rfbD gene encoding dTDP-4-dehydrorhamnose reductase: MSRILITGATGQVGQELVRSLAPIGDVIACDRTRINLAAPDTLKQTIYELRPDVIVNAAAYTAVDKAEQETDLANTINGMAPKILAECCKEIGASLIHISTDYVFDGTKNTPYLETDAPNPVGAYAKSKHLGEVGIQDVLGDRPNQYMILRTAWVYGVSGTGNFVKTMLRVGSNREELRVVMDQIGSPTWAADLARAIAGFTVRALNASTVPPAEPIGGIYHVTNTGVISWYDFAVAIFEEAEALGYPLTVQRVVPITTDEYPLPAPRPAYSVLSGKKTAALLGDYLPYWRQSLRRMLVDLHASVPAHS, from the coding sequence ATGAGCCGGATTTTGATTACGGGCGCAACCGGGCAGGTGGGGCAAGAACTGGTGCGATCGCTCGCGCCCATTGGTGACGTGATTGCGTGCGATCGCACTCGTATAAACCTCGCCGCGCCAGACACGCTCAAGCAAACGATCTACGAACTCCGGCCGGACGTAATCGTGAATGCGGCTGCCTACACTGCGGTAGATAAAGCAGAACAGGAAACGGATTTGGCAAATACCATCAACGGCATGGCTCCAAAAATCCTGGCGGAATGCTGCAAGGAAATAGGTGCATCCCTCATTCACATTTCCACAGATTACGTATTTGACGGCACGAAGAATACGCCCTATCTCGAAACCGATGCGCCCAATCCCGTTGGTGCGTATGCCAAGTCGAAGCATTTAGGAGAGGTAGGGATTCAAGACGTACTGGGCGATCGCCCCAATCAGTACATGATTTTGCGAACGGCCTGGGTCTACGGTGTATCTGGCACTGGGAACTTTGTGAAAACCATGCTGCGCGTGGGCAGTAACCGCGAAGAACTGCGCGTAGTCATGGATCAAATCGGCAGCCCCACCTGGGCAGCGGATCTGGCAAGGGCGATCGCAGGTTTCACCGTCCGCGCCCTCAATGCATCTACCGTACCCCCCGCAGAACCCATCGGCGGCATCTACCACGTTACGAATACGGGCGTGATTAGCTGGTATGACTTTGCGGTTGCCATCTTTGAAGAAGCCGAAGCCCTGGGCTATCCGCTCACCGTGCAGCGCGTCGTCCCCATCACCACCGACGAATATCCCCTGCCCGCGCCCCGCCCTGCCTATTCCGTGCTGTCGGGCAAAAAGACTGCCGCCCTGCTAGGCGACTACCTCCCCTACTGGCGGCAAAGCCTGCGGCGAATGCTGGTAGATCTGCACGCTTCTGTTCCCGCTCATTCCTGA
- the glmS gene encoding glutamine--fructose-6-phosphate transaminase (isomerizing) yields the protein MCGIVGYIGTQTASGILLEGLRKLEYRGYDSAGIATVWEGKLHRVRAKGKLFNLQSKLEGEELPGFVGIGHTRWATHGKPEEHNAHPHFDMAGQVAVVQNGIIENYRELREELKQRGYEFVTETDTEVIPNLIAECLQTMRQSGEAERLYSPLTEAVRRVVQQLEGAFAIVVLAADYADEIVVARQQAPLVLGFGQGEFFCASDVPAILPYTHAVVPLENGEMATLSPLGVEVYTFAGDRLKKHPHRLASTALTTEKQGFKHFMLKEIYEQPSVVRTCLESYVNSAWTAASSTNPINLGLPDDLYTDLEQIHIVACGTSWHASLVGKHLLEQLAQVPSQVHYASEFRYALPPLTPNTLLIGVTQSGETADTLSAIHSEKDRRASLSEAYQPRLLGITNRLQSTLTRLVDSVIDTHAGIEIGVAATKTFIAQLMAFYCLSLDLAYRRQTVSLTRLEELLKQLWQLPAQLEALLETQEKRIEELAHEFVETQDFIFLGRGINFPIALEGALKLKEISYIHAEGYPAGEMKHGPIALLDEKVPVVAIAMPGSVYEKVLSNAQEAKARDARLIGVMPPSDPHAAEVFNDLLPVPEVDELLSPLLTVIPLQFLAYHIAARRGLDVDQPRNLAKSVTVE from the coding sequence ATGTGCGGAATTGTGGGCTATATCGGGACGCAGACAGCCAGCGGCATTCTCCTGGAAGGACTCCGAAAGCTGGAGTATCGGGGCTATGATTCGGCCGGCATTGCCACCGTGTGGGAAGGGAAGCTGCATCGCGTGCGGGCCAAAGGGAAACTATTTAACCTCCAGTCCAAGCTGGAGGGCGAAGAATTGCCAGGATTCGTCGGCATTGGGCACACCCGCTGGGCCACCCACGGCAAGCCCGAAGAACACAACGCCCATCCCCATTTCGACATGGCAGGGCAAGTGGCAGTGGTGCAAAACGGCATCATTGAGAACTACCGCGAACTGCGCGAAGAACTGAAGCAGCGCGGCTATGAATTCGTCACCGAAACCGATACGGAAGTGATTCCTAACCTGATTGCCGAGTGCCTGCAAACGATGCGGCAGAGCGGCGAAGCAGAAAGACTGTATTCTCCGCTGACAGAAGCCGTGCGGCGCGTGGTGCAGCAACTAGAGGGCGCGTTTGCCATTGTGGTTTTGGCAGCAGACTATGCGGATGAGATTGTGGTGGCGCGACAGCAGGCTCCGCTGGTGCTGGGGTTTGGGCAGGGCGAGTTTTTCTGCGCGTCGGATGTGCCTGCGATTTTGCCCTATACCCATGCCGTCGTGCCGCTGGAAAATGGCGAAATGGCAACCCTGTCGCCACTGGGGGTGGAGGTGTATACCTTCGCGGGCGATCGCCTCAAAAAGCATCCCCATCGTCTGGCCAGCACCGCCCTCACCACCGAAAAGCAGGGCTTCAAGCACTTCATGCTCAAGGAGATCTACGAGCAGCCCAGCGTCGTGCGAACCTGTTTGGAATCCTATGTCAACAGCGCGTGGACGGCCGCCAGCAGCACTAATCCGATTAACCTCGGCTTGCCGGACGATCTCTATACTGACCTGGAGCAGATTCACATCGTCGCTTGCGGCACCAGTTGGCACGCCAGCCTCGTCGGCAAGCACCTGCTTGAGCAACTGGCGCAGGTCCCCAGCCAGGTTCACTACGCCTCAGAATTTCGCTATGCCCTGCCGCCGCTGACACCCAATACGCTGCTGATCGGTGTGACGCAATCTGGCGAAACCGCCGACACACTTTCTGCTATCCACAGCGAAAAAGACCGTCGCGCCAGTTTGTCCGAAGCCTACCAGCCGCGCTTGCTGGGCATTACCAACCGCCTGCAAAGCACCCTCACGCGCCTGGTCGATAGCGTCATCGATACCCACGCCGGAATCGAGATCGGGGTCGCCGCCACAAAAACCTTTATTGCACAATTGATGGCGTTTTACTGCCTGTCGCTGGATCTGGCCTATCGCCGCCAGACCGTTTCCCTGACGCGACTGGAGGAGTTGCTAAAACAACTCTGGCAACTACCTGCCCAGCTAGAGGCGCTGCTGGAAACCCAGGAAAAGCGGATCGAGGAACTGGCCCATGAGTTTGTGGAAACGCAGGACTTTATCTTTTTGGGGCGCGGCATTAATTTCCCAATCGCCCTAGAAGGCGCACTAAAGCTGAAGGAAATTAGCTACATCCATGCGGAGGGCTATCCCGCTGGCGAGATGAAGCACGGCCCGATCGCCCTGCTGGATGAAAAAGTGCCCGTGGTGGCGATCGCCATGCCTGGAAGCGTTTACGAAAAAGTGCTGTCTAACGCGCAGGAAGCCAAGGCCCGCGATGCCCGACTGATCGGCGTGATGCCGCCCAGCGATCCGCACGCCGCCGAAGTGTTTAACGACCTGCTGCCTGTACCGGAAGTGGATGAACTGCTATCGCCGCTGCTGACGGTGATTCCACTGCAATTTCTCGCCTATCACATTGCTGCCCGCCGGGGGCTGGACGTAGACCAACCGCGCAACTTGGCCAAGTCGGTGACCGTGGAATAG
- the rfbB gene encoding dTDP-glucose 4,6-dehydratase has protein sequence MTSTPRSPRRILITGGAGFIASNLVYHWAEKYPGDRLIVLDALTYAGNRKTLEPLETNPNFRFVQGNICDRPLIDSLLREEAIDTVAHLAAESHVDRSILGPGAFVQTNVVGTFTLLEAFRHYWDGLGQPEHFRFLHVSTDEVYGSLNPDDPAFSETTPYAPNSPYSASKAGSDHLARAYFHTYGMPTLITNCSNNYGPFHFPEKLIPLMCINILMGRSLPVYGDGQNVRDWLYVGDHCRALDTVIHNAAPGETYNIGGNNEVKNIDLVHKLCDLMAELAPSLPADPRSLITFVKDRPGHDRRYAIDATKIKSELGWQPAETLETGLRKTVQWYLDNTAWWQPLLSAEYQNYYQKVYAARLVQAG, from the coding sequence ATGACCTCTACCCCTCGCTCTCCCCGCCGCATCCTGATCACTGGCGGTGCTGGCTTTATCGCGTCAAACCTGGTCTACCACTGGGCGGAAAAATATCCGGGCGATCGCCTCATCGTTCTAGACGCACTCACCTACGCGGGCAACCGCAAGACTCTAGAACCGCTAGAGACCAATCCAAACTTCCGGTTTGTGCAGGGCAATATCTGCGATCGCCCTTTAATCGATTCACTGTTGCGAGAAGAGGCGATCGACACGGTGGCGCACTTGGCAGCGGAGTCCCATGTCGATCGCTCGATTTTGGGGCCTGGCGCGTTTGTGCAGACTAATGTGGTCGGCACGTTCACGCTGCTGGAGGCATTTCGGCACTATTGGGACGGTCTGGGTCAGCCCGAACACTTTCGATTTCTGCATGTTTCGACTGATGAGGTGTATGGCAGCCTCAATCCCGATGACCCGGCGTTTAGCGAAACCACGCCCTACGCGCCCAACAGTCCCTATTCTGCTTCCAAAGCGGGCAGCGACCATCTGGCGCGGGCTTATTTTCATACCTACGGGATGCCGACGTTGATTACCAACTGTTCCAACAACTACGGCCCGTTCCATTTTCCCGAAAAGCTGATTCCCTTGATGTGCATCAACATTTTGATGGGGCGATCGCTGCCGGTGTATGGCGATGGGCAGAACGTGCGCGACTGGCTGTATGTGGGCGACCACTGCCGGGCGCTGGATACGGTGATTCACAATGCCGCGCCCGGTGAAACTTACAACATCGGTGGCAATAATGAGGTGAAAAATATCGACCTGGTGCATAAGCTCTGTGACCTGATGGCAGAACTCGCGCCCAGCCTGCCCGCCGATCCCCGTTCGCTGATTACTTTTGTGAAAGACCGTCCGGGGCATGACCGCCGCTATGCGATCGATGCGACCAAAATCAAGTCTGAACTGGGCTGGCAACCCGCCGAAACCCTGGAAACCGGACTCCGCAAAACCGTGCAGTGGTATCTGGACAACACCGCCTGGTGGCAGCCGCTGCTCTCGGCTGAGTATCAAAACTATTACCAAAAGGTATACGCAGCAAGGCTCGTGCAGGCGGGCTAG